Sequence from the Undibacterium piscinae genome:
AAAACACAGATATGGTCTTGAAACGCTAACTATCAAGAAAGATTTAAAACATTCTGTTACATTGCGCCGGTAATCCTTTTGGGCATCTGGCGCGTTATCAATACAGATTATGTGCAGGCTACGCACACAGGTTACAAGTATCACTTAAAGTAAGACTACATTAATAAAATCGAGGTCCCTAATGTTCAAGTACACGATGATTTCTTTACAAAAGCCCATAAAAATAGCTGCCGCTATCGCATTGCTCGGAGTTAGCGCAACATTTCACTCTGCACAAGCGGCAGATTTTGAGGATTTTGCCCGCGTTATCAACGTGACACCGCAAGTCGAACAAATCAATGTACCACGCCAGGATTGCCGCACCGAATACGAAACCACACAGCGCTACCCAGTACGCGAGCGTGAACCGGAGCGTGAACGCAGTGCCGGCGGCGCGATTATCGGCGGGATCGCCGGCGGTTTGCTCGGCAGTCAGGTAGGCGGTGGCAATGGCAAGATCGCCGCGGCTGCAGTAGGCGCACTAACCGGTGCGATTGTCGGTGATCGCGTCGATAACAACGGCAATAACAACAATTACAATAATAACTACAACTCCCAGCCTAGCTATGAAAGCCGCCCGGTACGGCAATGCCGCAACATTGACCACTGGGAAACCCGAACTACCGGCTATGCGGTGACTTATGAATACCACAACCGCACTTACACCAGCGTAATGCCTTACGATCCGGGTTCGCGCCTCAGGCTGCATGTGCAACTGACCCCTAGACCATAATCGTACTGAGCTCAAACAGCTAAACAAATCTTAGGAAATGCCGCAATTTGCGGCATTTTTTTTTGTTGTAGCGTTTATAGCCGTAAGCCCCTGATACCGCAAATTGACTGGAAAAACAAAGCTTTTATAGTATGATCCTGCCTCAGCATCATTAAATTCGACCGGTGTCAGGAGCCTATGCCAGACATCCACATTCACGCTCCTACAGCACATGCGAAATTTCTTAAAAAAATATGGTCTGCTGGTATGGCTCTCGCTGATCCTGATTGCAGGATTCATTGCCGTTGTTTTGACAAGTTTTACTGTTTCGCGGAATTCACTTCAGCATGGCATCGCGGAACAAACGCTGCCCATCACCGGCGACAACATTTATTCTGAAATTCAAAAAGATATCCTGAGACCGGTTTTTGTCTCTTCGCAAATGGCGCAAGACACGTTTGTGCGTGACTGGATCATAGGCGGGGAAGAAGACACTACAGCCATCGTCAAATACCTGAAGGAAATCAAGAGCAAAAATAACGCGATTTCCAGCTTTCTGGTGTCCGACCTCAGCCACCGCTATTACCATGCGGACGGCACACTCAAGACGGTCAGCGAAACCGAAGCACGCGATCAATGGTTTTTCAGGGTGCGTAAGCTCAAGACACCGTATGAAACCAATGTTGACCTTGATCTGGCCAATCACGACAACATGACGATCTTCATCAATTACCGTATTTTCGATTACGACGGCAAATTTATCGGTGTCACTGGCATAGGTCTCACGCTCGATACCATGAAACGTCTGATCGACAGCTATCAGTCACGCTTTCACCGCAATATCT
This genomic interval carries:
- a CDS encoding glycine zipper 2TM domain-containing protein, with translation MISLQKPIKIAAAIALLGVSATFHSAQAADFEDFARVINVTPQVEQINVPRQDCRTEYETTQRYPVREREPERERSAGGAIIGGIAGGLLGSQVGGGNGKIAAAAVGALTGAIVGDRVDNNGNNNNYNNNYNSQPSYESRPVRQCRNIDHWETRTTGYAVTYEYHNRTYTSVMPYDPGSRLRLHVQLTPRP